CAGCTCGGCGACACAGAGGACGTCGGCGCCCGCCTTCGACAATTCGCCGGCGACCTGAAGGTTGAGCGGCCCGTTGCCGGCGACGACAATGCGCCTGCCGGGCAGCACCCGGTAGCTGCGAAGCAAGGTCTGCGCGGCGCCGGTCGTCATGACGCCGGGCAGCGTCCACCCCGGCACCGGCAGGGCGCGTTCATAGGCGCCGGTCGCGACGATCAATTGGCGCGGCCGGATGACCCGGCTTCCCGCCGCGCCGGCGACGCGAATCTCGAGCGGCCGCGACGCCGACCAAACGCCGCCCGTGATGACCTCCGTTTCGGCGCGCTTCGCGCGTTCGATGAGGTCGCGGCCGGCATCGAATTGCGCGTCTCGATGGGCCGTGCTCGACAGGCCGGGGAAATCGATGAATTGCTTGAAATATTGCCCGCCCGGGGCCGGCCGGTCGTCGACAAGGACGACGTGGAGCCCGGCTTCGGCGGCGACCGATGCCGCGCTCAGGCCGCCGGCGCCGGCGCCGACTACGACCAGGTCCGGTTCCAGCGGAGCGCGGTCCGCTGACGCGTGATCGACGGGGCGGCCACCCGTCGCCTCGAGTGTCGCGAGTTGCCGGTTTTGACGCACGTCGAGGGCGGCATCGATCTTGGTCATGCACGCGCGCCGCACGGTGTGTCCGTCGATTTCGACCACGCAATCCCGGCACACACCCATGCCGCAGAAGAGCCCGCGCGGCGCCCCCGACGCGGTCGCGCGGAAGGCCGCGATGCCGTTGGCCGCGAGCGCGGCGGCGATGGTCTCGCCTCGGCGTGCCGCCAGCGCTCGGCCGTCGAATGCAACCGGTACCGGACGCTCCGCCGGCGTGATTTCACTGCCTCGTGCCCGCATTGCCGCCGCCGCCCTCCTTGCGCCCCCCGGTGCCGTCCCGGGTGAGAAGCCTTTGCCCAACTGACCATGGAAAGTACAGTTTCCGATGGGCAATCGGGCGAAAAATCGCCACTGTGGCGGCGAACGCCTGTTCGACCAGATGGACGGCCAGGGAAACGCCAATGGATCTACTCGAGGGAAAGGTGGCGCTGGTGACCGGCGGCGCCCGCGGACTGGGGGCGGCGATCGTGCACCGGTTCGCGGCCGCCGGGGCGACCGGGCTGGTCTTCGACCGTCTCGAGCGGATGACGGACCTGCCGCCCCGCTGGCGGCATATGCGGGGCGATGTCACCGAGGAAGCGGATCTCGCCAAGGCGGTCGACGCGATCGGTCGGGAATTCGGCCGCCTCGACATCGTCGTCGCCAATGCGGGCATCGTCCCGCCGTGGCGCGAATCCGCCGCAATCGACTTGGTTGAATGGGATCGGGTGTTCGCAGTCAACGTCCGCGGCGTGATCGCCGCCGTAAAACACGGGCTGCCGCTCATGAAAGCGCACGGCGGCGCGGTCGTCATCATGGGTTCGTCCAACTCGACCCGTGGTCACCCCGGGCAGGCGCTCTACGCCGCGACAAAGCACGCGGTGATCGGGGTGACGCGGTCGGCGGCCCTGGATCTCGGCCGCTTCGGCATCCGCGTCAATGCCCTGGCCCCGGGCCCGGTCGCCACCGACGCCTTGCTCCGACGGATCGGGGACCGCGCCGCTGGCGGCGGGCCCGGTGTCGAGGACGTGCTCGCCCGCTACGCGTCCGAAACCGCCCTGGGCCGATTGGCGAGCGCGGACGAGGTCGCCGACGCCGCATTGTTCCTGGCCGGGCCGTTGGCCGGCGGCATCACCGGACAGGTCATTCCGGTCGATGCCGGATTGTATTAGCGTGCTACGCTGTTCGGCCCGGCTCAACGATGACCGCTGAGATGCAAGACCTTTCCGACAAGACAATTCTGGTAACAGGCGCCTCCAAGGGAATCGGCGCCGCCATCGTCGCGTCGCTCGGCGCCGCCGGCGCCCATGTCATCGCCCACTACGGGTCGGACCGCGCCGGCGCCGAATCGGCAACGAAGGCGATTGCCGAGACGCGGGTCAAGCTGATTGGGGCCGATCTCGGCGACAAGGAGCAGGTCAAACGCTTGTGGCGCGAGGCGGTGGCCTGGCGTGACGGGATCGACGTCTTCGTCAACAACGCCGGCATTCTGCATCTCAAGGGCGGGATCGAGGACGACGACGAAACCTGGGATGCGGTTTGGGACGAGACGTTGCGGGTCAATGTGCTGGCCCCCGCCCGCCTGATGCGCGACGCGGTGCGGCACTATCTCGATACCGGCGGCGGCATGATCGTCACGATCTCCAGTTGGGCCGCCCAGCGGGGCCCCGGCAATCCGGCACTGACGACCTATGCGGCGTCGAAGGCGGCGGTCATGGCGGCGACCAAATCGATCGCCCGCAACTACGCCGATCGAAACATCCTCGCCTATGTCGTCGCGCCGGGCGTCGTGCGCACACGCATGTCCGAGGACACCGCCGCCGCGGTCGGCGGTGAAGAGGTGGTGACGTCGACGCTGGCCATGGGTGAATGGATCCCGCCCGAGGAGCTGGCCAGCCTGGTCACCTTCTTGGCGACCGGGAGCTGCCGCCATCTCTCGGGGGCGACCCTCGACGTCAACGGCGCCACTTATATACGTTAGGCCGTGCCCGCGCGTTACGATCCGAGTACGTCGGCGCGGCGTTCGAGATAGAACGCATACCACGGCGGCAGCACGCTATGGGGGTCGTCGAGTCCGAGCTCCAGGGCCGCGTGATAGGGCCAATTGGGGTCGGCCATCAGTTCGCGGGCGAGCGCGATCAGGTCGGCCTGGCCGGCGGCCAGAATCTCTTCCGCGTGTTTCGGGTCCATGATCAGGCCGACTGCCATGGTCGGGATGCCGGCGTCCCGCCGCACGGCTTCGGCGAACGGCACCTGGTAGCCGGGGGACAGCTTCTTCGTCGACAGCGTCGCCGGGCCGCCCATTCCGCCGGATGAGCAATCGATGACATCGACCCCCCGCGCCTTGAGTTCGCGGGCCAGCGCGACGGTGTCTTCGATGGTAACGCCGCCGTCCACGTTGTCGACCGACGAAGCGCGGTAGAAGACCGGCCGGTCGTCGGGCCACACCTCGCGCACCGTTTCGGCAACCATGAGCGGAAGGGTCATGCGTCCGCCGAGGTCGCCGCCGAAGCGGTCATCGCGCCGGTTCGATATCGGCGAAAAAAACGAGTGAATGAGGTAGCCGTGGGCGCCGTGGATCTCGATCACGTCGAAGCCGGCGCGGAGGCAGCGTTTCGCCGCCGCCCGGAACGCGTCGATCAGCTCCATGATTTCGCTCTCCTCGAGCGGGCGCGGCACCGGATATCCGTCGCGCTCGGGCAGGGCGCTCGGCCCGACCGTCTGCCACGGCGGGTCGGGACTGTCGGCGGTGAGCGGCGCCGCCCCTTCCCACGGCCGGGCGGCGCTGCCGCGGCGGCCGGAGTGGCCAATTTGGATACCGGTGGCGACGCCGTGGGCCTTGTAGCCTTTGACGACCTCGATCAAGCGCGGGATCTGCTCGTCGTTCCAGATCCCGGTGCAGCCGTGGGTGATGCGGCCGTCGCGGGTAATGCCGGTCGCCTCGACGAAGGCAAGGCCGTAACCGCCGAGCGCAAAACGCGCGTGGTGCTGCAGATGCCAATCCTGCATCGCGCCCTCGACGGCCTGATACTGGCACATCGGCGAGACCACGATCCGGTTTCGCAGCGTCAAACCGCGCACGGTCAGAGGCGTGAAAAGCAGCGGCGCCGTCACGTTATCGGAATCCATACACGAACCCGCGGGATCAACGTCGAGAGACACGGGGCGCCGCGATGCGTCAAGCGGCGAGACGACCGTCGAGCTCGTCCATCAGTTCGTCGATGCGCTGCATGATGAGCTTGAGCTTTTCGACCCGCTGCCGGCCCTCCTCGCCGAGCTCGGCAAACGTGGTCAGCGGCGGCCGGACGTCGCCGACCGGATAGCCGGCGACCGCCGCGAGCGCCTTCGAATAACATTGGTGGCCGTAGGTCGGGTGGCCTTCCTGAATGATCGCCTGCATGTCGTCGATCAGATGCTGGATCCGCTTGGCGTCCTCGACACGGCCGTCGACGATGAAATCGCAAAACCCTGTCGACGCGCGTGGGATGTAGTTGCCATAGGGATTGACGTAACCGACCGCGCCCAGCGCGTAGGACTCGACGACGCGCTCACCGGCGAACACGTTCATCACGCCTTCGGTTGCCTCGATGATGTCGAAGACCCGGCCGACGTCCATGCTTGCTTCCTTGATGTAGCGAACCTGTTCGAAGGCCCGGGTCAGCCGGCCAATGAACTTCGCCGACATGTCGACGTTGGAGGTGAACGGGTTGTTGTAAAGCATGATCGGGATCGTGACCGCGTCGCAGATCGCCTTGTAGTAATTGAAGATCTCGTCTTCCGTCGGCGTGTAGTAATAGGGCGGCAGGATCATCAGGGCGTCGGCGCCAAGCTGTTCGGCCTCGCGGCTGTAACGCACGGCGGTCGGGGTATGGGCATTCATCGTACCGACCAGGACCGGAACCCGCTTGTCGATGTGGTTGACGGTGGTCTCCACATAGAGCCGGCGCTCGTCGTCGCTGACGGTCAGGAACTCTCCGGTCGTGCCGAGAATGATGAGACCGGGCACTCCGGCGGTGAGCTGCCAGTCGAGGAAATTCTTCAATGCCGGCACATCGATCGCCGAGCCGTCGGGCGTGAACGGCGTGACCGTGACGCTATAGCTGCCGCGAAAATGATGCATCATGACACCTTCTCCCAAGACGAGGCGCCACGTCACCATCGCGATGAACGAACGAATTGGCGCCGGAAAATTCGTCGCGCAGATTAACATGGGCCGTCAAAGGGTGTAAATCGCGCCCCGGGAAGACAGAGGGATGATGGAAGGGACGATGGCGCGAGCGGACGTGTTGGTGATCGGGGGCGGCCTGGCCGGCTGCGCCGCCGCCTATTTCCTCGCCCGCGGCGGCGCCGACGTGTTGGTGATCGAGCAACACGACCTCAACACGCTGGCGTCGGGATCCAACGCCGGCAGCCTCCACGGCCAGATGCCCTACGAGGAGTTCATCGAGAAGGGCGAGGATTGGGCCGCGCAGTTCGCACCGGTTCTGTCATTTCTGCTCGAGGCGATCCGTTACTGGCCCAAAATCGAAGCGGAGCTGGGCGCGGATTTCGAGGTCAGCCTGTGCGGCGGCCTGTTGCTCGCCGAGACCGAGGACGAGATGCGTGCGGTCGAGCGCAAGGCGCGAGTCGAACGCGCCCATGGCGTGGACGTCGAGCTGCTGTCGCGGGACGATCTGCAATCGGTCGCACCCTACGTCTCCGATCAGATGGTCGGCGCGGCGCTATACCCGCTCGAGGGGACCGCCAACCCGCTGCTCGCCACCCCCGCCTTCGCCGCAGCTGCGCAACGCAACGGCGTGCGCATCATGCGCCGCACCACCCTGGACGGCCTGCACCGGGATGGCGGCGGGTTCACCGCCAAGACCAGAGCCGGTCCGATCGCCGCGCGGCGGGTCGTCAACTGCGCCGGCGCGAGCGCCGGACGGGTCGCCGCGATGATCGGGCTCGAACTGCCGATCGATGGCTATCCGATCCAGGTCAACGTCACCGAGCCGGCGGCGCCCCTGGTCACTCACTTGGTGTATGCCACCGGCGGACGGCTGACCCTGAAACAGACGCCGCGCGGCGCCTTCCTGATCGGTGGCGGCTGGCCGGGCGCCCTCGACCCCGAGAACGGGCGGCCCGTCGTCGATGTGGACTCCGTCCGCGACAACCTTCGAGTCGCCGCGACGGTGGTGCCCAGCCTGCGGCGGGCGAATTTGCTGCGGACCTGGCCCGCAATCGTCAATGGGACCGATGACTGGCGGCCGATCATCGGCGAAGCGCCCGGCGTACCGGGCTTTTTCCTGTGTATGGTCCCGTGGGTCGGGTTCACCGCCGGCCCGTTCGCGGCGCGGCTGGTCGCCGATCTTGTCCTCGGACGCAGGCCCGGTTTCAACCTGGCGCCGATATCGTCGCCGGCGTTCGCGGCATAGGCCTCGGATCGTCACGTCGCCGGCACTCGGGCGGGTTGGCTCTAGAGCACATGGTGCTCTAGTGACGCAGGATCTTGCCGAAGAAGTCTTTGGCGCGCTGCGTTTTGGGATCGTCGATGATGTCGCGCGGCAGTCCCATCTCGACGACCTGGCCCTTGTCCATCATGACCACCATGTCGGCGACCTCGCGGACAAACGCCATCTCGTGGCTGACGATCAGCATCGTCATGCCATCGGCAACCAGGTTCCGGATCGTGTCGAGGACCTCGTTGACGAGCTCCGGGTCGAGGGCCGAGGTGACCTCGTCGAGGAGCAGAATTTCAGGCTTGAGGGCAAGCGCGCGGGCGATCGCAACCCGCTGCTGCTGGCCGCCGCTGAGCTGGTCGGGAAAGGCATAGTGCTTGTCGGCGAGGCCGACCTTGGCCAGCAGCCGGTGGGCATCCTCTTCGACCTCGGCCCGGCGCCGCCCCTTGATCTTGATCGGCGCGACGGTGACGTTGCGCATGACGTCCATATTCTGGAACAGGTTGTACTGCTGGAAGACGATGGCCATGCGGTCGCGCGCCGCCCGGACGCTCGCCTTGCTGGCGTAATCGACCGGCTCGTCGTGGACCAGAATCTCGCCGGTAGTGGGCCGGTTGAGGCCCATCAACACGCGCAACAAGGTCGACTTGCCCGACCCCGACGGTCCGACCAGGGCGACGACCTGACCCTGATCGACGGTCAGGGTGACATCGCTGAGGACCTCGACGCGGCCATAGGCGCTGCTGACGTTCCTAATGTCGAGATGTGGCAAGGCGCCGCTCCAGATATTGGCCGATCCGGGTCAGCGGATAGGACATGGCAAAATACAGCAGCGCGATCGTACCGAACACCAGAATCCCGGAATAGCCCTGGTTGTTCAATTCCTTGGCGCGAAACGTGAGCTCGAACACGCCGACCTGGGAGACCAGCGCGGTGTCCTTGATGAAACCGATCATGAAGGCGATCGCCGGTGGAATGATCACCGGCCAGGCCTGGGGCACGATGACCCCCCACAGCGTCTGCCAGCGGCTGAAGTTCATTGCCGTTGCCGCCTCGACCTGCTGCCGCGGCACCGATTCGAAGCCGCCGCGGATGATCTCGGCGGTAAACGCGGTGGCGTAGATACAGATCGCGATCACCGCGATGCTGAACAGCGACGCGTTCGAGATGAAGGCCTGGATGAAAAACAGCACCAAATAGGTGATGACGAGAAACGGGATGCGCCGGAAAACCTCGATATAGGAAATCGCGGCGAAACGGAGCGGCGTCGCCACTAGGCCCGGGGTCTGGCGCAGGAAGACCATGAAGAAGGCGAGGAAGAAGCCGATGAAGCAACCGAGCAGCGTCATCGCCAGCGTCGTGCCGGCGGCCTCCATCAGCAGCACCAGGTTGTTGGCGCTGAAGAAACGCGGGATTTCGTTGGCGAAACGCTCCAGCATCAGAAGATCTTCGCCTTGACGCGGAACGCCCATCGCCCGAACAACGCGAGCGATATGCTGGCGATGAAGGTCAGGATGACGTAGAGCCCCGCGGTCACCGTGAACATCTCGAGCCAACGATAGTTCTTGGTGGAGATATTAATCGTCTCGCCGGTCAACTCGTCGACGCCGACGACGGCGCCGACCGACGTGCCCATGACCAGAATGACGATGAAAAAATTGGCGATCGCCGGATAGATGTAACGCGCGATGTGCGGCACGATGACATAGCGGATCTGCTTGAATCGCGAGAAGCCGAGTGTCTCGGCCGCTTCGAGCTCGGTGCGATGGACCGAAAGGAAACCGGCGCGCATGATCTCGGTGAGATAGGCCCCGGCGTTCAGCGTCAGGCCGATGAGGACGCAAGTCTCGTTGCTCCAGCGGATACCGACCTCGGGCAGGCCGAAATAGAGAAAATAGATCTGGATCAGCGCCGGGGTATTGGTGAAGAACACGACATAACCCTGCGCCACGCCATAGGCGAGCCGGCCGCCATAGATCTTCATGCTGGCACCGAGCAGCCCGATCAGCGCGCCGCCCCAGAACGCCAAGATGCCGAGCTCGAGGGTAAGAACGGCGCCCTGCAGCAATTGCGGCAGGGCCTCGAAGGCGATCCCGAACTGGAAGGTATAGTCCATCGTCCCCCGAATCGCCTATGCCGATGGGGCCAGACGGACGGCCGCGGTCCCGACAACCGGAACCACGGCCGCAAGCCGCAAACGCAGCCTAGAAATAGGGATTGGGGACGACTGGCACCAACATCGGCGCGCCGTAGGACGCCTCCCAAATCTCATTGACGACACCGTCCGAATGAAGCGCGTAGAGGATGATGTTCAGGACCTCGACCAGATCGGCGTTGCCCTTGCCGACGCCAATCGCGCAATAGGCGACGAAAATCGGCTCTTCGATCACCCGCCATTTGACGTCGGGATAGTTCTTGGTGTGGGCCATGTAGAAGTCGATGTTCTCGACGATGGCGTCGGCACGGCCCTGTCCGACCAGCCGCACCGTGTCGGCGAGGGTGTCGACGAGTTCCAAGTTGGCGTTGGGAATGTTCTCCTCGGTCCACGGCACCGTCCAGTTGCCGCGCATGTTGGCGAGCGTGTATTCGTCGGAGTTCAAATCCTGCCACTTGTTGGCGGTCACCTTGTCGGTGGTCAGCACGGCGAGCACCTCGGTGTGCAGCGGCACGGTGTAGTCGATCAGCTTGGCGCGTTCGGAATTTCGGGTCAGGGCGCCGAGCGAGATATCGATCTTGTCGGCGACCAGGAACGGCACCCGCTGCGGGGTCTCGGTCGGTACCCATTCGACCTCGACCTTCATCATCTCGGCGATCTTGTTGCCGATCTCGATGTCGAAGCCGACCCACTCGCCCGCCGAATCGCGCGAACTGTTGGGCGGGAAGTTCGGGTTGATCCCGATGCGAATGGTGCCGTCCTCGAGAATCTCATCGAGCGTGCGGGCGTCGGCGGCGGTCGAAACCGCGAACATCGCCATCGCCGCAACGGCGCATAGCGAGATCAGGCGTTTGAACATGGTGTACTCCTCCCACTGGGGCGGCCCTGGAGTTCGGCGCCGCCGAGTTATCTGATTGTTCGGCAAAAGGCCACGTGCACCGACGTGGCGAGGCCTCCGCTCTGCCGATTTTCGCCCGAACCGTTCCACTAGGTCAACGTTTTCGCATCGGGGGAAAACCGGAACGCAGGGCCTAGGCCGCCGGACCGCCGTGTTTGCGCCGATATGCGCGCCAGGTCATGGCCCATTTTTCCGGATCTTCGAGCGGTTCCGCCTTGATCTTGGCGATGGCCTGATTGTGGGGCGCGGTCTTGACGATATCCGGGTTCGTGCGGGCCTCCTCGCAGACATGAGCCAAGACGTCGATCCAGAGGTCGAGGTCTTCTTTCGAATACATCTCGCCGGGCTCGGGGGTGAACGGCTCGGGAACGATCCACGGCTCGTGCGCCAGCCAGTACGCGTCGATACCGAAATCGACCATCCGGTTGGCGACGTCGATTGTCGTCACGCCCGTCTCCTCGGTGAGCGTCTCCAGGCTGTAGCGGGTCATCTCCATGCGGCGTTGGGTGAGATGGGGATGGGACTTGGTCACGCCGGGGATCGCGAGCAGACGCTTTTCCATGTAATTGTTGGCAATGACCGAGAGATCGGCGGCCTCGGCGATGCCGTCGCCGCCCATGGCCCGGGTCCACGAATACGCCTTGATGACTTGGGGAACGTTGCCCCAGAACTCGCGCACGCGGCCGATGCTCTGCGGCCGATCGTCGTCGAGATGGTAGCCGTCGCTATCGCGCGTGATCACCGGGCCGGGCAGGAACGGCGCCAGCTCGGCGCTGCAGCCATAGGCGCCGACCGCCGGCCCGCCGCCGGCCTTGGGCGCGCCGAAGGTCTTGTGCAGCATGTACATGCAGGCGTCGAAGCCGAGTTCGCCGGCGCGCAGCTTGCTCATCACGCCGTTGAAATTGGCATGATCGTAGAAGCACAGGCCGCCGGCGTCGTGAACGACGCGGACCCACTCCTTAATCTCGGGGTTGTAGATCCCCATGTCGTCCGGATTGTTGATCAGCAGCGCCGCGGTACGTTCCGAGACCGCGGCCTTGAGGGCGTCAAGCGCCGGGTACCCGTTCTCCCCGAGCATCAGCGTCACGACCTTGAACCCGGCCGCCGCCGCGGTCGCCGCATTGCAGGGATGGGCCTGAATCGAGGTGACGATTTCGTCGCGCTGGGCCAGCTCGCCCCTGGACTGGTGATAGGCGCGGGTCATGCAGACATGGGTATAGGCCGCGTCGGCGCCGCCGCCGGCTTGAAAGACGAACTGATCCATGCCCGACAGCTCGCGCAGGATGAGGTCGAAATTGTGGAGGATTTCGAGCGTGCCCTGGAGGGTGGTTTCGTGCTGATGGGGATGCGCTTCGGCGACCTCCGGCCGGGCGGCAATCGCTTCGTTGAGCCGTGAGTTGTACTTCATCGTGCAGGTGCCGAACAGGCTGACCCCCATCATGCCCAGGGTCTCTTGCGAGAGGTGCAAGTAGTGACGCTGGACTTCGGGCTCGGACAGTTCCGGAAGCGCCGGCGGCGCCTCGCGGCGCATGTCCGCGGGGACCAAATCCATCGCGTCGCCGACCGCTTCGCGTACTTCCTCTTCGGCCTCGCCGAAGACGATGCCGCGGCGGCCGGGGTGGCCCAATTCCATGACCACGGGCTCATCCCAGACCGCGGCGTGGTATTCCCGCAATCGCATGTTCCCGCTCATCGCAGAACCTCCCGTAATTCGTTGGCGAGACGGTCGATGTCGCCCTTGGTGTGGATCTCGGTGATGCAATAGAGCGCGCATTGCCCGAGCTCGGGGAACTCGGCGGAAAGGTCCTTGCCGCCAAAGATGCCGCGTTCGCGCAGGCGCCCGTTGACCTCGTCGACGGTGCGCCCGGTGTCGTCGAATCGGACGACGAATTCCTTGAAGAAGCCGGACGGGAACCCGATCCGCAACCCGGGTACCCGAGCGAGCACGGCGGCGGCATAGTGCGCTCGCTGCAGGATCAGCCGGCCGACCTCGCGGAAGCCGTCGGGACCGAGAAGTGACATGTAAACCGCACCGGCGATTGCCCACAGGTAGGTCGAGTTGCCGGTCCAGTCCTTGCCCTTCTCGCGCATGCCGTAAGACGTTTGGTGGGCGCAACTGAGCCCGAAGCCGTATTGCCCGTCTTTTTCGGTCTCGGTAATCGAGATGTTCAACGTATTGTATTCACGAACATATTTCTCTTCGTCGCGCGAGGCGATGAAACCACCGACACCGCCGCCGGTATTCATGTGAACGCCGAGCGGCTGAGTCGTGCCGACGACGATGTCCGCCCCGTAATCGGCCGGGGCCTTGATTACGCCGAGGCTGATGGGATCGACGCCGACAATGGTTTCGGCTCCGCTGGCCCGCGCGATCTCGGCGATCGCGGCGCCCTGCCGCTCGATCACCCCGGCGTAGGACGGGTTCTCGAAATAGACCGCCGCCGTCTCGTCCGAGATTTTCGCCCGGAGGTCGTCGAGGTCGAGCAGTCCGGTCGCCACATCGTAGTCGATCGGGACGACGGCGATATGGCTCGCCATCTCCTCGGGCTCACAATAGTTGCGGATGACCGACAAGCGCTCGGGGTCGCTGAGCCCGGGCACCAGGACCCGGTGCCGGCCGGTGATGCGCGATGCCATCCGGATCGCATGTCCGGCGGCGCAGCCATAGGAATAGACCGGCAGGCCGACCATATCCATTTGCACGAGTTCGCCGATCTGGCTGCAATACTCGAACCAAGCCTGATTGCGGCCGTGGTCGGAGGACGGTGACCCCCAGACGTTGGTCAGGAACTCGGCCCGGCCGGTAATCTCGTCGCAAACGGCGGGCACGTGATGTTGCCAACAGCCGGCGCCGAGAAAGCTGAGGTTCTCCTCGCAGCTCCCGGTCTTGGACAGCAGGTCGAGCAGGTGCCGTTTGAGCTCGGCCTCGGAGCGTAGGGCCTTGGGCAGGCGGAGCTCGTCTTTGAGGCGGTGATCCTCGGGGATCTGCTCGAACAGCTCCTCGATTTCCTTGGCGCCGATGTCATCGAGCATGGCCTGTTTGATGTCGGCGACCGAATTGGCCATATGGGGATGGGCCAGGGTGGCGTTCGATTTCAGGACGATCCCTCCTGCGGAGCTGTCGGCCGCACCGATGCGGCACCGGCGGACGGCGATCTTTGCACCGCCGGCGTCATCATTCAATGCGGTCAGGCGGCCACGACCTCGAGCATCATCGTTCGGCCGGGCGCGGTGTGGACGGGCCTGAAACCGGCGAGCGCAGCATCGATCTCGTCATCCCCCGTATCGACAAGCAACCGATCGGTCTTCAACGCGATCAGTTTCTCGGCGCTCGCGACGACGATGACGTTCTCGGTGCCGACCCGTCGGATCACCTCGCCGCTGATCTGCTGGTTGCCGCGGCCAAAAACGAATCCCTGGCCGCCTATGACGCCGGTCACGATCCTGGCTGGCCCGCCGTCGAGCAGCGACAACAGCTCCGCCTCGGACGCGTCGCGACCGATCAGGGCGCCGTCGCGGACGACATCGACGCCCAGCAAGGTACCGTCGAGCCGCAAATGGTCGAGGATCCGGTGGGTCGACCCGCCCGGCCCGAAGATATAGGCAGCTCCCCCTTCCATGCCGTTCGCGATGTCGGCCGCGAGCGCCCCGAGATCGGCATCCGCCGTCGCCGTCGCCGTCGCCTTGGCGTGCTGCATCATTTTTCGCTCATAGGGAACCTTGGCGTGGCCGTAGAGGCGCGCCGACAGACGATTGCGACGCTGTGCATCCTCGTCAATGTCCATCACCTCGGCGTCAACCAATCGGATATGAGGGTCGCGACCCAGAACATAGGCCGCCGCGAGTCGCCCGGCGCATCCCGGCCCGGTCGAGAATACTGCGGAGTGCATTTTTACGCCGGTCGGAATGCCAAGAATCGGGACCCGGTTGGAGACAATTTCGAAGATATCGCGCGCGGTGCCGTCGCCACCGGCAAATAGGATCAAATCGACGCCATGCTCGCACATGGCCTCTACCGCACTTTGCGTGTCCGTCGCGCGAGACTCGGCGGTCGCGGCTTGGCCAACCACGATCGGTCCGAGGTTAGCGGCGAGTACGTCGTCGGCCCCCATGACGCCATCGTAGGTGAGAATCTCAAGCCGATCCCGATCGACAGCCAATGCGGACAGCGCAACCCCAGCGCGTTCATGGGCGATGGGCTCGGCTCCAAGTTCCCGTGCCCGCGACAGAATGTCATTGCCATCGGTTCCCTTGAGCCCGACCTTGCCGCCCATCCCC
This sequence is a window from Alphaproteobacteria bacterium. Protein-coding genes within it:
- a CDS encoding ATP-NAD kinase family protein; protein product: MGAKIGLIVNPIAGMGGKVGLKGTDGNDILSRARELGAEPIAHERAGVALSALAVDRDRLEILTYDGVMGADDVLAANLGPIVVGQAATAESRATDTQSAVEAMCEHGVDLILFAGGDGTARDIFEIVSNRVPILGIPTGVKMHSAVFSTGPGCAGRLAAAYVLGRDPHIRLVDAEVMDIDEDAQRRNRLSARLYGHAKVPYERKMMQHAKATATATADADLGALAADIANGMEGGAAYIFGPGGSTHRILDHLRLDGTLLGVDVVRDGALIGRDASEAELLSLLDGGPARIVTGVIGGQGFVFGRGNQQISGEVIRRVGTENVIVVASAEKLIALKTDRLLVDTGDDEIDAALAGFRPVHTAPGRTMMLEVVAA